The genomic interval GGCGTACTGAATgcggtgtgtgtttataatgtggccaaacattataaacatgtaATCTTTTGATAagggttgtttaggtgatttcagatATCACTAGGTTTAAAAAGGGGCCAACAGCTATGCGATAATGACTTCACATatcgttaaataaataaaaaaaaaatccgtgGCATTATTGGTCAtaatttccaaataaatggcaatgtttgtgtgtgtgagaattcgaactagataataataatataatgaactttattttgtatagcgcCTTTATAAGTAGCATCTCAAAGCGATTGacataaaaagataaaattaacagatacacataacattacaggcactaaaactctctctcactcattttctaccgcttatccgaactacctcgggtcacagggagcctgtgcctatctcaggcgtcatcgggcatcaaggcaggatacaccctggacggagtgccaacccatcgcagggcacacacacacacactctcattcactcacgcaatcacacactacggacaattttccagagatgccaatcaacctaccatgcatgtctttggaccgggggaggaaaccggagtacccggaggaaacccccgaggcacggggagaacatgcaaactccacacacacaaggcggaggcgggaatcgaacccccaaccctggaggtgtgaggcgaacgtgctaaccactaagccaccgtgccccctggcaCTAAATCTaaccatacaaaaaataaaaagccaataaataacaaagtaatCACATAAACGCTACCCTAAAAAAGTAAGTTTTAAGgtgggatttaaaaacacccAGGGATTCTGCATTCCTAATCTCTGAGGGCAGGGAATTCCACAATTTGGGagccaaagaagaaaaagccAGATGACCCATAGTTTTTAGCCATGTTGTTTGGATAGTTAGAAGACCAGCACGTGTAGGAACTTAGGGGGTTAACAGCTCACACAAATATTTAGGGGCCAAATTATTCAAGGCCTTATAAGTGAGCATGAGAACTTTAAAATCAATATGAAAACTAACAGGAAGCCAGTGCAATTTTTCCAGGATAGGTGTGATGTGCACCCTTGCACTGGTCCTACTCCGAATTCTAGTAGCTGAATTTTGTACCAACTGTAATAACTGTAGATGAACCTTCTCTGTAATTATCTTTTCCAAAAGAAACCAGCTTTCTTCTTTGATCTATAAGCTTATGTATGTACCATATTTCAATGGtggtaaatattttgtttatgacATTTCATGGAAATTTTAGGTTGTTTCCATGATCGGTGAGCACATTGGAACAGTATGGAAAAAGTGGCCAGGGTACAACGTTGAAAGCTGCAACATGGACCATGAACATTTTGGGTTGGATGGTAAGAAAATGTGTTGCATACAGTATACCAACATTGTAATGACTGTCTTTTTGgcttagaattttttttctaatcccATTCTGTTCTTTCCTTAGTCTCTCAGAACATGAACGTGAAAACCAAAGTGTTACTTCTAGCAGGTACATTTCTTCTGGTAAGTTGAAATTTAAATCttaatcaaatattaaaaataaataaataaattcagcatAGTATCAAAGAActaaatattatgttttattttcccaGAATTACATGTTTTTTGAAATGAGCTGAAACAAAAGAGAACAATTGAAAACCAGCATTGATGGACTGTAAACATCGTATATGTCAGCTACTGTAAAGGCTTTATAAAacttataaaagaaatattagGATGGCATGAATAATTTTGATATCAATATCTGTGTCATTAAACCACAGTTGCATTAAACAAAATGCTATTTCaaataaaaccatttatttaaactattaTTTCAAATTAATTCTTAACACCTTACTGATAACTAGTTATTTGCGGtccaaagacaaaaaaaaaaaaaaaaaaaaaaaaaaaaattcagcaatACTTCTCTCTTCTCATTTAACAAATTTGTCATTAAAATGGCTCTTCAGTGAATTTGTATTGCTTGGGATACTTTTACTGTAGCACATGGACCAAAACTGATCATACTTTTTAATTGGCCTTTTAAATCCTTTTACGGTCTGTCTAGATTTtaaatagagagagtgagaatcaCAGCATACaagtcattttgtgtttttgaaaCAATATCTTTGTTGATTTACATGCTTGGTGCATTTGACATTAGCTGTAGACCAGCCTGGCAGAGGCAaaggtttttttaattacaatatCCTGGAACTTCTGGGAAATTCATGCCACTGGTCCTAACAAGACCCCCTGGATCACAGGACATAAAACCTGAATGATCCATAAAATTTTTCAATTTCAATAAAGTGCCAAAAATGGAACACAATTAACAATTCCAGATGCACATTCAGCGCCACTTGCCCTTCAGGGGTTCAGGGTCACTTCCAGGAAAAGACTCTTTCTTGCAAGCCTTCCAAACATCTATTTGTTTTAGAGGCAAAGTCTAATTCAGTGGTGTCAATCTCGAATACTGCCTgaaccatctttttttttttttttaacgattaTCTGCTCTATTAATTAACACCAATAATCTAGGCTCTGACAGGAGAAAAGGATAGTATGAGCATAATAATGGAGAATATGAATAATATTCCTAATTATGCATAATATGAAATATTGCATAACAGACACTTAATTTTACTTGCATTATGTATAATGCAAAAGACTTATTAAAGTTGTTTAATGATCTCTTGTCCTGACACTTCATTTTTCAATAGGTTTCTACACAGATATAATAAATCTCAGGATTTGCAGTTAACCAGTGAATAATTCTAAAGGCCAACAATAGACACGTTCACACGTGGGATATTCCATATTAGCCATTTCAGTATTATTGTTTGAACATTAGTGTGAACTGAATGAAACAAGGTCACAGGCCTTGTGTGGTCTAATTGACTTTGAAATCTTTTAAAAACTttgatttcagtgtttttgatTTCTTTGGCTTCCTCACTATCCCTCACAGTTAAAgacacctgtttttttttcactctctcgcTTTTTTGCTATGAAATAACCAGTCTTTCATCATTTTAAGTGCTACCGGTGATTCATATATTTTACAGCAATATCTGGTAAACCGATAATCAAACTGAAGTCTTACAAGTGAATCTCAAGTcactgttttcatttaaatgttctcAAATGGAGTACATGCAGATAGATCATATCTGATCACAAGTAGAAATTAGATTGCTTACAGGCCTCAGTGTTTCCTCCATGTTAAACCCTGCCAAAAGTACATCACTAAAAGTACAACCACAAGTCAGTGGTAGCAGCAACTGCATATTTAACTTTAATTGCTATCAGTCATCTGCAATCCAAACATAACTTCAAACGCACTCAAGTCTATAAATCCAGGCAGTATGTAAGAGATGTAGACAAACCATGACCCATCCCAAGCTCCAAATCCACATCAGTTATTCTTCTTCATGGTGGATTCTACTTGTTGGTAATCACGATTTTTCAGCTGACAGCATTAATCATGAAAATTCCTTTCCAATGCAAAATCACAGAATGCTGAGTGCTTCTGGGAAGCAGGCACAGTGTGATATCTTTAAGTCAAAGCTTCAACATATtcagattaaaacaaaaatgatctaGAACAGTATCCGTCATATATCTCTTCAAAAATctttgaaaatatattttttgtttcttacaatttcaaaaacaaaacattaacactGAAATTAAAATACTGCACTATAGTAAAATGTAACCCTGTTTATggctatataaaataaaaatacttgcTTTCTAAGAAGGATGGTTATGTGAAGCTGAATAACTTTCAGATGGGGTCAATATGTCTTTCTGAACAATTATGCACCAAATTACATTTGATTGGTTTTGTTAATCAGCCTTCATCATAACCACAGTAGCAACAAATTTTGAGGCTTGTTCTCTCCCTAGCTTAAGTTTATCTTAGCTAttcaaaaccgtttttacttgtcgTTTGACTCCACCTTCATTCTTAGTGGCATTTCTGCTGATCAGATATTTTGACCAGGAAAATGGACTTTCTAGTAGTCAATatcccttttttgttttctaataaaaacaatggTATTTCATAAATGAGTTGTATGCCCCAGGAAAGTCCTCTTCATCCACAATGAAGGtaacctaaaaatgaaaaataaataaatttctagcttaagaaattaaataacattGCATTAAATTAGAGACTAAAAAGTAGCACATTGGCAGTATCAAATCTAGCAGGCTGATAAATATTAATGGTTAAGTTTTAGACCTATATATTCATGTGTGGTGGAGTTTTGCTCTATGTAGATGGATGTTCTATGGAGATGGATGGATTATTTAAGGTGTTACACAGGCGACCTACCCCTGACATCGTTAACCAATGAGAAAGACCTAGCGGCCACCACTAGCATTCACCAGTCCATGGAAATCCTCCCAAGCCCTGAATGAACAGACAAAAagtacacaaacaaaataaaatcttcctATAAAAAAGTAATGTCACTGTGTCGTTTGTGCTCCATGGATATATTTGAtgtattttatgtgtgttttgtacACCATGGAACTGACAGGGATAAAGTTAATAACAAAAGCACATGTGCATTTATGTGTAGGCACGTACTTGatgctgtcagtgtgtgttttgtactccatgatggtgtttggtggtAGGTTGAGCACTCTGCGAAGTGTGTCTCTGATACGAGCAGTAGTGGCCTGATCACTTGCTGTTTTGTTCCAGATAGATATGATATCCTcctagacacacagacacacacgcacctacTAAACACATATagtattaaaaacacacattaaacaacCTACTCTTAAGCGCATCATTCTACAGCAATGCACACTAAACCAAATCACTTATTCAACTAATTAATGCTTCATATGTAATGTTTCATGAATGTAAGTGGAGCAAGCACAATAAAATTACTGAGGAAATGTGAAAACAACAAAGTAATAAAATTCTACACCTATCTATTTCATAATGTGTTGCTTGATTTGCTTTGAAGATCAGCAGGACTAGAATTAGAATTATTGCATGCCTCCTTCAAAATTTAGTTcaaaaaagtaatttaaaaaaatgtgattaataaGGAAGAACTTAAAATTGCATTCAATTAACTAATGCAGGCAACACATCAACAGAAACATCTTCAGACCTCTAGATTTGTACAATGAATAAAAGCCTGTGAAGTATTTGGGTATTAAGGCTATATAGTGTTTTAGTACCTGGAAGCGGACAGAGACAACAGCGCCACAGATCTCCTCACCAACCATGAACTGCTCACCCAGCATAGCCAGAATCAGATTCTCCCAGCAGCGTGAGGCCAGACCCTTCCGAAGCCGAATTATCCACTTCCCTCCACTCTTATTAGCATCATCCTAGTGATagtgaagaataaaaaacagagagagaaacgtgTCAattaaacctgaaaaaaaaataaaaaattaaaaaaaacccaatcaaacaacaaaaaaaaaaaaaaaaaaaaaaaaaaaaaacagaaaaagaaaaactagtCATCCTTTCCTTGTAAAATATATCACATTTTTCTATTTACTTTGCTCTAAATATGACAATTGCATTTGCAAATAATTCTTCATTATATGCACCTCCCACATGGGCTTGATTCCCTCCTTAAACAGGTGGAAGTCGCTGTGGCCAGTCAGATCACCTGGTCTGATCATGTGACTGTAAAACCTCCAAAACTGCTCCACCTGTGGCACAGACTGTATATTAGATTTGATGAAATTATACAGCTGAACTATGAAAcgttttttgaaagaaaaaaaaacaaatacaaatgtagAGTTGcactaatgagtgtgtgtttgattttgtttgtagttgagtgggcTGGTATGAGTATAtgtggagatatatatatatatatatatatatatattacatacacacacgctgagtttatacaaatacaaaaacaaatgcttCTGACTAACCGAAGCAAAGCTGCCGATCTGTTTAATGTTCTGTTCATAGCTCTGTGTACTGGCTGGTCTGCCTGGAGTTCGCCGAGAATACCAGAATGTGTAGTTATATTGAAGAGGGTGTTCCCCTGCCCCAGGAACCACAGCctacaaaaaaagaagaagaaaaacttttTCAGATCACAATGAGCATTACAGCAAAACATAAGCAAATTGTAAAAACAGGTGTGATGAAAGTATTCTGTATGAACATgaactacaaacacacatacacagacatttacacacacaaaccttcctCTTGGTAGTGTTTTGGTCCttttcctcatcctcattccTTTCCTTCTCACCATCTTTCGGTGAGCTGTTGTCCTGGTCGTGATCTCCACTGTCATCATCTTTCAGACTGCAATGAAcccagaagaaaaaataaagagaagtaAGTGTCAAAATGGTGGCTGCATGAAATGCCTTCTAAAAGCATCCACACAACTGAAATATCCTGAATTCGGAATGCATTCTGTAAGGAGTTCCTTCTTGCAACAGTCTTTCAAACAGACTGTTGTTATGAAAGTAGTGTTTTATAGCTGTTTTTGTTTGACAGCCACAAAGAGCAACTCACCAATTCTAAAACCTACATTCTTTCACCATCACTCATTGTTTTTCTGGTCCTATTTCGAGGTTTTTCTTAAATCTCTGCATGTCTTTTCTATAAATATGATCAGATTTATGcaaatcaaaaacattttaaaagttctTTAGTTTTCCCCCATAGTAAAGAATGGCAATAAAAGTTCACGTGTGCAGGAACATCTTGATACTGTAGGGAAGCAGTCAACATCTGAGTTCTGcctcttttctttccttgtAACTGATCTAGTAATATAAACAAGGACCGTTTGTAAACAACCCACAAGGCTTCACATCCATGGAGGGCCAACTTTTTTTGTACGATTTCTAATTCAGCAcgaaaacaagcaaacaaacttTCCAACGACGCATTAAATTGACGTTATATACAGGGCTGCTTGCTTTGCATTAAACACGTTCGAATCAAACGACTAGTCAAACTGGAGAATAATTATACACAcgcttaataaaaaaaaacagaagagattTAATAATGCCGAgtaacaaaatagaaaaaatctCAACATGGCAACCCTTCGTTATGAGACCCACtgctttactgtacatttattcagACCATTCTTTCATTCAAACCTTTCGCTTAAAAGCCAGAAGATTTGCCTTAGTCATGTCTAAACGGGGGAAGTTATAAGAAATACACTTATTGACACTCTAGCAGGATGAAAACGTGTACAATTTGTCCTTAACTGGAGAGCGGAGAGTCGGCGACAATACGGCGGATTCCAGTGCACTTGCCCCGGCTGGGTGCTAACGACGAACCCGGGGATTCATTTGCGGCCTACGTGTCCGTCTGATACTATTAATGCACATGTTTATGCCGTGCCCACAGTTATCACTCTTTTTGTGTAGCATTAATGGTCATTGTGAGTTTGTGTCGTTGTCACACATCCCAATGAGAGGGACACACCTCTCACTACAAACAGCTTCTGAGGGGATTCTTTAACCACAGGATTTGCTTTGACAACAAGAGGCATTAATTAAGGACGTTTCTAGCATGTTTCGATGGTTACTGTCTACTCACGCGTCAAATTTGTTGTTCATTATTCCCTAAGTTCCGGTCTCTCGCTGTCCGGCTGCCGAACCGTCAAAACCCGCAGCATCAGCGGCGCTTAGCGAGCACGAACATCCTGGATCGGTGGAGAACGTACAGCGCATGCGCCAAGTCACCCCTTTAGAGAAAGCCCTTATATAGGAAAAGCTACttttctattattataataaagcaaaagattgttggattttttttttttttttttcaaaatattggCCCTTATGTTGTGTACAcgtaaatattttgtatttaatggTTCAAACTTTTCATATAGTCAAACAGGGATGTTAATCTGCCTGTTATTCAGCCTTAGGCACATTTATGTTGTAGTTCTTATGTTAAATAGTCTGAAAGTCAGTATTTAGCATTAATAGTAACAATGTACTTGTTAGTTGAATTCTTCTTTTATGATCTCTGTTAGTGTGTCACAgatacattaatatattatacaatattatacgagcaaagaaaaggaaaacaccACCGTGACAACTAAGGGACCAAATTAATATTGAAGAAGCATTTGTACAGTGAAAACATGTGGTGTTTCAAGGGGAATAGCAATCATATGCAGAGAAACCCTTGATTTTAAAGTAgctttttaatgaaacaattaaaaatgacGTTCTTtgcatgacaaaaacaaaacttattaaaacaatgtttttactTATTCCACAGTTTTATATAGTAGGAATACATTCAAGTATTTCGTAAAGCcttaagaaatattttttgtcaAATCAGCATGAACCAGGTATgtcaaagaaaagcaaaaacaggtagcaaaataattaaaaacacaaatgtgttattgcactagtttatttattaaattgtaaacacaaacacacaatttacaTGCAGAGCAAATGGAAGATGACAGCAGACATTTATTTTACCCAACAGAATGTTTAGATGTGTTAGGTTTGTaccacactaaaacacactcaAACGATTACAACGTAGTATGTGACCTATTTGGGCTATAAAAATGTGCTGTTCTAAAACAGCCACTGCCCACTTGAGAAGGACTGAACTCTCTTGTTTGCCATGCTCTCAAACCTGGTCTAGTTGTTGGCAGGCACACCAGCTCTGTATGGGTCAGCCGGTAACTCTCTCCCTGAGTGATTTCTTTGTTCTTGATGGTGGGACACTTTGTTTCAACTGATCATTGTATGGCAGCACAGTGCTTGTAAAAACCATGAAAGAGACCACGGCATGAGCGGCAGCTTCAATAGCTCCTATTAGATGTCAGGGCAGAGCGC from Tachysurus vachellii isolate PV-2020 chromosome 1, HZAU_Pvac_v1, whole genome shotgun sequence carries:
- the eif4e2 gene encoding eukaryotic translation initiation factor 4E type 2; the protein is MNNKFDALKDDDSGDHDQDNSSPKDGEKERNEDEEKDQNTTKRKAVVPGAGEHPLQYNYTFWYSRRTPGRPASTQSYEQNIKQIGSFASVEQFWRFYSHMIRPGDLTGHSDFHLFKEGIKPMWEDDANKSGGKWIIRLRKGLASRCWENLILAMLGEQFMVGEEICGAVVSVRFQEDIISIWNKTASDQATTARIRDTLRRVLNLPPNTIMEYKTHTDSIKAWEDFHGLVNASGGR